One window of Oncorhynchus masou masou isolate Uvic2021 chromosome 28, UVic_Omas_1.1, whole genome shotgun sequence genomic DNA carries:
- the LOC135517954 gene encoding nucleus accumbens-associated protein 2-like: MSQLLHVEIPSFGSTVLGSLNEQRLLGQYCDVSILVKGQPFKAHRAVLAASSLYFRDLFSGSSKSQFELPSSVTPACFQLILSFCYTGKLTMAASEQLVVMYTAGYLQIQHIVERGMDLMFKANSPHCDSQTAAMEEQQSGSEPQSPSNNTLAGAGTSILGPQGWSPSLVLPTRKIKLEGCDPTPLGLPSLSHYKRGSSSSELGGRLSRGSSLFYTGSVGTTIFPGMQPYPVAGGERSSPGASSLPTTDSPTSYQNEDEEFEEEPYDGITEEAYSQIYGRSANPYGIQDKPEMAAMPLSLENRSCVLVRRDLVALPASLISQIGYRCHPKLYTEGDPGEKLELVGGTSVFMTRGQLMNCHLCAGIKHKVLLRRLLATFFDRNTLANSCGTGIRSSTSDPSRKPLDSRVLNAVKLYCQNFAPNFKESEMNVIAADMCTNARRVRKRWLPKIKSMLPDGMEVYRAGVGVAAGVGLGLALGAAGPGVVLPFETDFKSLTPSSLSLDQRLYPELKDPLRTHALLDMGSPGSGVAVGEDVDAEIVGSQAGGDEQQEEEEEMGLDGVEGTMMPGGEAGERGNMAPGQEGEEF, from the exons atgTCCCAGCTCCTCCACGTGGAGATCCCCAGCTTCGGCAGCACCGTGCTGGGCTCCCTCAACGAGCAGCGCCTGCTGGGCCAGTATTGTGATGTCTCCATCCTGGTTAAAGGCCAGCCCTTTAAGGCCCACCGGGCTGTACTAGCCGCCAGCAGCCTCTACTTCCGAGATCTGTTCAGTGGCTCATCCAAGAGCCAGTTCGAGCTGCCCTCATCGGTGACTCCCGCCTGCTTCCAGCTTATATTATCCTTCTGCTACACGGGCAAGCTGACCATGGCAGCCAGCGAGCAGCTGGTGGTGATGTACACCGCCGGGTATCTTCAGATCCAGCATATTGTGGAGAGGGGCATGGACCTGATGTTCAAGGCCAACTCACCCCACTGCGACTCCCAAACGGCTGCTATGGAGGAGCAGCAATCAGGCTCAGAGCCACAGAGTCCCAGCAACAACACCCTGGCTGGGGCAGGGACCTCCATCCTGGGGCCGCAGGgctggtccccctccctggtgCTGCCCACACGGAAGATCAAACTGGAGGGATGCGATCCGACCCCACTGGGGTTGCCCAGCCTGAGTCATTATAAGAGAGGGTCCTCTTCATCTGAGCTGGGGGGACGGCTCTCCAGGGGAAGCTCATTGTTTTACACAGGTTCGGTCGGGACCACCATCTTCCCGGGGATGCAGCCCTACCCAGTGGCCGGGGGAGAGAGGTCCAGTCCTGGGGCCTCCAGCCTGCCCACCACAGACAGCCCTACCTCCTACCAGAACGAGGATGAGGAGTTTGAGGAAGAACCGTACGATGGGATCACGGAAGAGGCCTACAGTCAGATCTATGGGCGCTCAGCCAACCCATACGGAA TCCAGGACAAGCCAGAGATGGCGGCCATGCCCCTGTCCCTGGAGAACCGCTCCTGTGTGCTGGTCCGTAGGGACCTGGTGGCCCTGCCCGCCAGCCTCATCAGCCAGATCGGATACCGCTGCCACCCCAAGCTCTACACCGAAGGAGACCCGGGGGAGAAACTGGAGCTGGTGGGAG GTACATCTGTGTTTATGACACGGGGCCAGCTGATGAACTGTCACCTGTGTGCTGGCATCAAACACAAAGTCCTACTGCGTCGCCTGCTCGCCACGTTCTTCGACAG GAACACCCTGGCTAATAGCTGTGGAACAGGCATCCGTTCCTCTACCAGTGACCCCAGTAGGAAACCTCTGGACAGCCGTGTGCTCAATGCTGTCAAAC tctactgtCAGAACTTTGCACCCAACTTCAAGGAGAGTGAGATGAACGTGATCGCCGCTGACATGTGCACCAACGCGCGGCGCGTCCGCAAACGCTGGCTGCCCAAGATCAAGTCCATGCTACCCGACGGCATGGAGGTCTACCGGGCCGGTGTGGGGGTGGCCGCTGGTGTGGGCCTGGGCCTGGCCCTGGGAGCCGCCGGACCCGGGGTGGTGCTCCCCTTTGAAACCGACTTCAAATCCCTGACCCCCTCTAGCCTTTCCCTGGACCAGAGGCTGTACCCGGAACTCAAGGACCCACTCAGGACTCACGCCCTGTTGGACATGGGCAGCCCGGGATCGGGGGTGGCTGTAGGGGAGGACGTGGACGCGGAGATCGTTGGTTCCCAGGCAGGGGGGGatgagcagcaggaggaggaggaggaaatggGGTTGGATGGTGTGGAGGGAACGATGATGCCGGGAGGCGAGGCCGGAGAGCGGGGTAACATGGCCCCGGGACAGGAAGGGGAGGAGTTTTGA